A section of the Hugenholtzia roseola DSM 9546 genome encodes:
- the csx20 gene encoding CRISPR-associated protein Csx20, whose amino-acid sequence MTLHLLFSHALTVEQVSDARNSLGVGQIETLPADLQVLFSNVPPDLESLQAYAEPLLAHIRNHTQVGDYLLIQGDFGMTTLLVSYCLKNGRIPLYATTERQSIDEVQPDGSIKTQRIFRHKRFRKYEAF is encoded by the coding sequence ATGACCCTCCACCTCCTTTTTTCCCATGCCCTTACTGTCGAGCAGGTTTCGGACGCACGAAATAGCTTGGGCGTGGGGCAGATAGAAACGCTGCCTGCCGACTTGCAGGTGCTTTTTAGCAATGTCCCGCCCGATTTGGAAAGTTTGCAAGCCTATGCCGAGCCGCTTTTGGCGCATATCCGAAACCACACCCAAGTAGGCGACTACCTACTTATCCAAGGCGATTTCGGCATGACAACCCTGCTGGTGAGCTACTGCCTCAAAAATGGCAGAATCCCCCTTTATGCCACCACCGAAAGGCAGTCGATAGATGAAGTACAACCCGATGGCAGCATCAAGACGCAACGCATCTTCCGCCACAAAAGGTTTAGAAAATATGAGGCTTTTTAA
- a CDS encoding alpha/beta fold hydrolase has product MTRLDLNYKVFGEKDAPSVLILHGLFGSLDNWQTLAKKIAEAGFRVFILDLRNHGRSPHAPSHTYDDMAHDLMDFIEAHQIENPYIVGHSMGGKVAIQFAAFYPQAYQKLVVVDISVRGYAVHHDRILEGLAAIDLKKIETRQEAENILTAFVEEADTRQFLLKNLDRNKEGFVWRINLPVLTAYIEAISEGVGRNTGAQQPTLFMRGGKSKYIQERDYPLIEEIFPQAQIKTIEQAGHWIHAEAPQAFLEVLIPFLKGDKA; this is encoded by the coding sequence ATGACTCGACTCGACCTCAATTACAAAGTCTTTGGCGAAAAGGACGCGCCCTCTGTTCTGATTCTGCATGGGCTTTTTGGCTCTTTGGATAATTGGCAGACCTTAGCCAAAAAAATAGCGGAGGCTGGTTTTCGCGTTTTTATCCTCGACTTGCGCAATCACGGACGCTCACCACACGCACCCTCTCATACCTATGACGACATGGCGCACGACCTGATGGACTTTATAGAGGCGCATCAAATAGAAAATCCCTATATCGTCGGACACTCTATGGGGGGCAAAGTGGCGATTCAATTTGCCGCCTTTTATCCGCAAGCCTATCAAAAATTAGTCGTCGTCGATATTTCTGTGCGCGGCTATGCGGTGCATCACGATAGGATTTTGGAAGGTCTGGCGGCGATAGATTTGAAAAAAATAGAAACGCGCCAAGAGGCAGAAAACATCTTGACAGCCTTTGTAGAGGAAGCCGATACCCGCCAATTTTTGCTCAAAAACTTAGATAGAAACAAGGAAGGCTTCGTTTGGCGCATCAATTTGCCCGTCCTGACTGCCTACATAGAAGCCATTTCGGAAGGCGTAGGTAGGAACACAGGAGCGCAGCAACCTACCCTCTTTATGCGCGGCGGCAAATCCAAATACATTCAGGAGCGCGACTACCCCCTTATCGAGGAAATTTTCCCACAGGCGCAAATCAAGACCATCGAGCAGGCAGGACATTGGATTCACGCCGAAGCCCCGCAAGCCTTTTTGGAAGTTTTGATACCTTTTTTGAAGGGCGACAAGGCTTAA
- a CDS encoding BatD family protein: MTTLAFCFRTVSSLFLVLPFSILGKSRRLGFWLLCLGFSCIGGLSAQISVNVTKSRIALNENLELNVTVNGEKIKSCSDFPEIGGLDKAGTSSSTSMNIINGQVSQRNTLTQLYRAPRVGTYFLKPFTLTVNGEEVRFAGATIDVVAPAKQAPNKGYDPFAAFFGLEEPEEIEYLDVKDDAFFAITTNKEEVYVGEGFVMTIAFYVANNSVAPLQFFELNEQIEQIKQKITPKSCLEESFQITQIIPEPVEINGKGYRQYKLLKSSFFPINTETIEIPSIDFKMMKYKVANQASWGGRIKMQEDFKTYTSQPKKVKVKPLPAHPLREQVAVGNYFLRENISKTSAQTGESVEYQFIIEGEGNIATVSKPTVKPQAYFEFYDPNISQSVRRVGNNIVGRKEFNYYIIPQEAGTFQLGDYFEWVFFNPEKQVYDTLRANKMLNITGESLKNKAIASSDLGAFYDKIHDADRQIREREGFKWEGYVVHGVLGSLLLLTLVLGLRKRKKE; this comes from the coding sequence ATGACGACCTTAGCCTTTTGCTTCCGCACTGTTAGCAGCCTTTTCCTTGTGTTGCCTTTCTCTATTTTGGGAAAAAGCAGGAGGTTAGGATTTTGGCTACTTTGCTTAGGGTTCTCTTGCATAGGAGGGCTTTCAGCGCAAATCAGTGTAAATGTTACAAAGTCGCGCATTGCTTTAAACGAGAACTTGGAATTGAATGTTACAGTAAATGGGGAAAAGATAAAAAGTTGCAGCGATTTCCCTGAAATTGGCGGCTTAGACAAAGCTGGCACAAGCAGCTCTACCTCTATGAACATCATCAATGGGCAGGTGAGTCAGCGCAATACCCTTACACAACTCTACCGTGCGCCACGTGTAGGCACTTATTTTCTCAAACCCTTTACCCTAACGGTCAATGGTGAGGAGGTGCGTTTTGCAGGGGCAACCATTGATGTCGTAGCTCCTGCCAAGCAAGCTCCCAACAAGGGTTATGACCCCTTTGCTGCTTTTTTTGGCTTAGAAGAACCCGAAGAAATAGAGTACCTCGATGTCAAAGATGATGCTTTTTTTGCCATCACCACCAACAAAGAAGAAGTGTATGTAGGCGAGGGCTTTGTCATGACCATTGCTTTTTATGTGGCAAATAATAGCGTCGCGCCCCTACAATTTTTTGAACTCAACGAGCAAATAGAACAAATCAAGCAAAAAATTACTCCCAAAAGCTGCTTAGAAGAGAGCTTCCAAATCACGCAAATCATACCCGAACCCGTAGAAATCAATGGAAAAGGCTACCGTCAGTATAAGTTGCTCAAATCGTCTTTCTTTCCTATCAATACCGAAACGATAGAAATTCCGAGCATAGACTTCAAGATGATGAAATACAAGGTCGCCAATCAAGCCTCTTGGGGAGGGCGAATCAAGATGCAGGAAGATTTTAAGACCTACACCAGTCAGCCCAAAAAGGTAAAAGTCAAGCCCCTACCTGCACACCCTTTGCGCGAACAAGTGGCGGTAGGCAATTATTTCTTGCGTGAGAACATTTCCAAGACCTCTGCCCAAACAGGAGAAAGTGTTGAATATCAGTTTATTATAGAAGGCGAAGGCAATATCGCAACCGTAAGCAAGCCAACGGTAAAGCCGCAAGCCTACTTCGAATTTTATGACCCCAATATTTCCCAATCGGTGCGCAGGGTAGGCAATAATATTGTAGGGCGTAAAGAATTTAATTATTATATCATACCACAAGAAGCAGGCACTTTTCAGTTAGGCGACTACTTTGAGTGGGTCTTCTTCAATCCCGAAAAGCAGGTCTATGATACCCTTCGCGCCAATAAGATGCTCAATATCACAGGCGAGAGCCTCAAAAATAAGGCGATAGCTTCAAGCGACTTAGGTGCTTTTTACGACAAAATCCATGACGCAGACCGCCAAATTCGCGAGCGCGAAGGCTTTAAGTGGGAAGGCTATGTCGTGCATGGCGTGCTGGGTTCGCTCCTGCTCCTGACCCTTGTGTTGGGGCTTCGGAAAAGAAAAAAAGAATAA
- the queG gene encoding tRNA epoxyqueuosine(34) reductase QueG has protein sequence MANPIKLQADSDWLKEKARELGFLHCGIAQADFLEEEAPRLEKWLAQQKQGEMQWMENHFEKRLDPRLLVEGAKTVISLSYNYFPEKELFDAQSPYRVSKYAYGKDYHKVVKKKLNSLMQALQARFGDFVGRAFVDSAPVMDKIWAKKAGIGWQGKHSNLIAKKEGSFFFLAEIICDLSFQYDSPIRDYCGNCTLCIDACPTEAIVEPYVVDGSRCISYFTIELKKEIPADMGGLFQNWVFGCDICQDVCPWNRRSKPHQEPDFLPSEGVQALSVQARKEWQAWHEESFERLFVGSALKRTKWSGLKRNLDFIDTFAQVTPPDGKPEAGA, from the coding sequence ATGGCAAACCCCATTAAACTTCAAGCAGATAGCGATTGGCTCAAAGAAAAGGCACGCGAATTGGGCTTCCTGCATTGTGGCATTGCCCAAGCCGATTTTTTGGAAGAAGAAGCTCCACGCTTAGAAAAGTGGCTTGCCCAACAAAAACAGGGCGAAATGCAGTGGATGGAAAATCATTTTGAGAAGCGTTTAGACCCACGCCTTTTAGTGGAAGGGGCAAAAACGGTCATTTCGCTTTCCTACAACTATTTCCCCGAAAAAGAACTTTTTGATGCCCAATCGCCCTATCGCGTTTCGAAGTACGCCTACGGAAAGGATTATCATAAGGTAGTGAAAAAAAAGCTCAATAGCCTGATGCAGGCACTACAAGCGCGTTTCGGCGACTTTGTAGGACGTGCCTTCGTAGATTCTGCCCCCGTCATGGATAAAATTTGGGCAAAAAAAGCAGGTATTGGGTGGCAGGGCAAGCATAGCAACCTGATTGCCAAAAAAGAGGGTAGTTTTTTCTTCTTAGCCGAAATTATTTGCGATTTGTCCTTTCAATATGATAGTCCGATTCGCGATTATTGTGGAAATTGTACCCTTTGTATTGATGCCTGCCCAACAGAGGCAATCGTAGAGCCTTATGTAGTAGATGGTAGCCGTTGTATCTCTTATTTCACCATCGAGCTAAAAAAAGAAATCCCCGCCGATATGGGGGGATTGTTTCAAAATTGGGTATTCGGCTGTGATATTTGCCAAGATGTGTGTCCATGGAATCGTCGCAGTAAGCCGCATCAAGAACCCGATTTTCTGCCTTCGGAAGGGGTGCAGGCACTTTCTGTGCAGGCACGCAAGGAATGGCAGGCTTGGCATGAAGAAAGTTTCGAGCGTCTGTTTGTGGGTTCTGCCCTCAAAAGGACGAAGTGGTCGGGTTTGAAGCGCAATCTCGATTTTATTGATACCTTTGCACAGGTTACGCCTCCAGACGGGAAACCTGAAGCGGGTGCATAA
- the murA gene encoding UDP-N-acetylglucosamine 1-carboxyvinyltransferase, with protein MKTTFEVTGNAKLSGSITPQGAKNEALQILCAVLLTPEPITVHAVPDILDVRKLIELLQSFGVLVEKLAPNSYRFEAKDINLDYLSESSFKKQGSALRGSVMIIGALLGRFGKACLPQPGGDKIGRRRLDTHFRGLEKLGAKFTYHADTQFYQIEAQELTGTHILLDEPSVTGTANVLMAAVLAKGKTTLYNAACEPYLQQLCRMLNRMGANIRGVGSNLLEIEGVEYLGGTTHTMLPDMIEVGSFIGMAALTASELTIKNAGVPHLGMIVDVFKKLGIQTQIQGDDIFVPAQPHYQIETFIDNSVMTIYDAPWPNFTPDLISIALVVATQAKGTVLIHQKMFESRLFFVDKLIDMGAQIILCDPHRATVIGLDRRHALRGIQMTSPDIRAGVALLMAALSAEGKSIIRNAEQIDRGYERIDARLNALGANIKRIEED; from the coding sequence GTGAAAACCACTTTTGAAGTAACAGGAAACGCCAAACTTAGTGGCAGCATCACGCCACAGGGGGCAAAAAATGAAGCCCTACAAATCTTGTGCGCCGTATTGCTCACGCCCGAACCGATAACGGTGCATGCCGTTCCCGACATTTTAGATGTGCGAAAGCTCATAGAATTGTTACAAAGTTTTGGGGTCTTGGTAGAAAAACTTGCGCCCAATAGTTACCGCTTCGAAGCCAAAGACATCAATTTAGACTACCTTTCAGAAAGTAGTTTCAAAAAACAGGGCAGTGCCTTGCGCGGTTCGGTCATGATTATTGGTGCGCTTTTGGGGCGTTTCGGAAAAGCCTGCCTACCCCAACCCGGCGGCGATAAAATCGGCAGACGCAGGCTCGATACACACTTTCGCGGCTTAGAAAAATTAGGGGCAAAGTTTACCTATCACGCCGACACGCAATTCTACCAAATAGAAGCGCAAGAACTCACAGGCACGCATATCCTTTTAGACGAACCCTCTGTTACAGGCACAGCCAATGTGCTAATGGCGGCAGTTTTGGCAAAAGGGAAAACGACACTCTACAATGCCGCTTGCGAACCCTATTTACAACAACTCTGCCGCATGCTCAATCGCATGGGAGCAAACATTCGCGGCGTAGGTTCTAACCTTTTGGAAATTGAGGGCGTAGAATATCTGGGCGGCACTACCCATACGATGCTTCCTGATATGATTGAAGTAGGCAGTTTTATTGGCATGGCAGCTCTTACGGCTTCCGAACTCACGATAAAAAATGCAGGTGTGCCGCACTTGGGTATGATTGTCGATGTCTTTAAAAAGTTGGGGATTCAGACCCAAATTCAAGGTGATGACATTTTTGTTCCTGCACAGCCACACTATCAAATCGAAACCTTTATCGATAACTCGGTCATGACCATTTATGATGCGCCCTGGCCTAATTTCACCCCCGACTTGATTTCGATAGCCTTAGTAGTCGCGACACAGGCAAAGGGTACAGTTTTGATACACCAAAAAATGTTTGAAAGCCGCCTTTTCTTTGTAGATAAACTCATCGACATGGGAGCGCAAATTATCCTATGCGACCCCCATCGCGCCACCGTCATTGGCTTGGATAGGCGACATGCCTTGCGTGGTATTCAAATGACCTCGCCAGATATTCGGGCAGGCGTAGCCCTTCTGATGGCTGCCCTTTCTGCGGAAGGAAAAAGCATTATCCGCAATGCCGAACAAATTGATAGGGGTTATGAACGCATCGATGCGCGTCTGAACGCTTTGGGGGCAAACATCAAACGCATAGAAGAAGACTAA
- a CDS encoding tetratricopeptide repeat protein gives MRRFEKFSWVQFSPFKTKFLSNLFTQKEDNRFFTTTVKRLPLLFACVLFFLGSDLQAQKQNQAQKSLDSLMRMARYENSEGQLVGALRGYLQALQMANKSQNKELIFDLYYEIGLVYQKGRLHEKAIEYFTKAQEYLPRKEGSQQEISLTLNLGQSLFLQKDYERAIAAYQHVLGFLPAQEKPYARIQTLTQLINSYQAQGIYEKTLPYNEEILNINRNLGDSVAVSVSLNNLGYTHKFLGNNQVALNYFLECAKLERKLKKGDDLITLTNIAIIYQNLNNQEMALKYASDAMRIAEKGNQQIELARIYDLLAAIYFQVGDFYNARLYNEMAQSLAKARKQDLILQNTYLTASEIEQEADNYEKALDYYKSYLTLRDSLLLQERLKQQELLQQQFLIERTEKEMSLLLVDQELKDAALREQALTLEARNQELARLQSEQNLQKATLAQERLEQERNKQALLIANQQLQAEKSARELADLQKQKELQALELAKSNLEKQAKDKEIQMIESQKKLAEENSLLQTEKLKEQEERNFVVRVLLALALLVVILVVLGLFWVQRKNKELAYQKEQILYKNVELEQQTEEIQSQRDSISKKNEELNELYTKVTDSINYAERIQRSILLPESQIIQHFHSAFIFFLPRDVVSGDFYWFAEVQKQNINYKIIAAVDCTGHGVPGAFMSLIGNDLLNEIVNVRKITEAGEILNRLDAGVKSTLKQEYTANRDGMDLALCVIEKIVEEATETDSKTKEKSKPILHYAGAKNPLFYVKEGALHQIKADKMPIGGETQIYGDTNFTTHSLEIEGDEIFYIFSDGYQDQFGGQAGKKFMVKNFKELLLEVSTKPFSAQKEELGKRLKEWQGKKHEQVDDILVIGFRVG, from the coding sequence ATGAGGCGTTTTGAAAAGTTTTCTTGGGTGCAATTTTCGCCCTTCAAAACGAAATTTTTATCTAATCTTTTCACTCAAAAAGAGGACAACCGTTTTTTTACAACAACCGTAAAACGCTTGCCCCTTCTTTTTGCCTGCGTCCTTTTCTTTTTGGGGTCTGATTTGCAGGCACAAAAACAGAATCAGGCACAGAAAAGTTTGGATAGCCTGATGCGTATGGCGCGATACGAAAATAGCGAAGGGCAGCTTGTTGGGGCTTTGCGCGGCTATTTACAGGCTTTGCAGATGGCAAATAAAAGTCAAAATAAAGAACTTATTTTTGACCTTTACTATGAAATTGGCTTGGTTTATCAAAAGGGTAGATTGCACGAAAAAGCCATCGAGTATTTTACCAAAGCCCAAGAATATCTCCCCCGAAAAGAAGGCTCACAACAGGAAATTAGCCTAACACTTAATTTGGGGCAATCCCTTTTCCTGCAAAAGGACTATGAACGCGCTATCGCTGCCTACCAGCATGTTTTGGGTTTTCTGCCCGCCCAAGAAAAACCATACGCGCGTATCCAGACCCTGACTCAACTTATCAATTCCTATCAGGCGCAGGGCATTTATGAAAAAACACTGCCCTACAACGAAGAAATTTTAAACATCAATCGAAACTTGGGCGATTCGGTAGCCGTTTCAGTGTCTTTAAATAATTTGGGATATACACACAAATTTTTAGGCAATAATCAAGTCGCTTTGAATTATTTTTTGGAATGTGCCAAATTAGAAAGAAAACTTAAAAAAGGCGACGACCTGATTACGCTTACTAATATTGCAATTATCTACCAAAACCTGAACAATCAGGAAATGGCACTTAAATATGCCTCTGATGCCATGCGCATTGCAGAAAAAGGCAATCAGCAAATCGAATTGGCGCGTATCTACGACCTTTTGGCGGCGATTTATTTTCAGGTGGGCGATTTTTACAATGCCCGTCTTTACAACGAAATGGCGCAAAGTTTGGCTAAGGCACGCAAGCAAGACCTTATTTTGCAGAATACCTACCTGACGGCTTCGGAAATAGAGCAGGAAGCCGATAATTACGAAAAAGCCTTAGATTATTACAAATCTTATCTGACCCTGCGCGATTCGCTTCTTTTGCAGGAGCGTTTGAAGCAACAAGAACTTTTGCAGCAGCAATTTTTGATAGAGCGCACCGAAAAAGAGATGAGTTTGCTTTTAGTAGACCAAGAATTGAAAGATGCCGCTTTGCGCGAACAAGCACTGACCTTAGAGGCTCGCAATCAGGAATTGGCGCGTTTGCAGAGTGAGCAGAACCTACAAAAGGCTACCCTTGCCCAAGAGCGGCTTGAACAAGAACGCAACAAACAGGCACTTTTGATAGCCAATCAGCAGTTGCAGGCAGAAAAATCGGCGCGAGAGCTTGCCGACCTACAAAAGCAGAAAGAATTACAAGCCTTAGAATTAGCCAAAAGTAATTTAGAAAAACAGGCTAAAGATAAGGAAATTCAGATGATAGAATCGCAGAAAAAATTGGCAGAAGAAAATAGCCTACTTCAAACCGAAAAACTCAAAGAGCAGGAGGAGCGAAATTTTGTCGTGCGCGTCTTGCTTGCTTTGGCTCTTTTAGTGGTGATTTTGGTGGTATTGGGGCTTTTTTGGGTGCAAAGGAAAAACAAAGAGTTAGCCTATCAGAAGGAGCAAATTTTGTATAAAAACGTAGAATTGGAGCAGCAAACCGAAGAAATCCAAAGTCAGCGCGACTCTATTTCTAAAAAGAATGAAGAACTCAATGAACTTTATACCAAAGTAACTGATAGTATTAACTATGCAGAGCGGATTCAACGCTCAATTTTACTTCCCGAAAGCCAAATTATACAGCACTTCCATTCGGCTTTTATCTTTTTTCTGCCGCGCGATGTCGTTTCGGGCGATTTTTATTGGTTTGCCGAAGTACAAAAACAAAATATCAACTACAAAATCATTGCGGCGGTAGATTGCACAGGACATGGCGTACCCGGTGCGTTTATGTCTTTGATTGGCAATGATTTGCTCAATGAAATTGTCAATGTCCGCAAAATTACCGAAGCTGGCGAAATTCTGAACCGTTTAGATGCAGGTGTTAAATCTACGCTCAAACAGGAATACACTGCCAACCGCGATGGCATGGACTTAGCCCTTTGTGTGATAGAAAAAATAGTAGAAGAGGCTACCGAAACCGATTCAAAAACAAAAGAAAAATCCAAACCTATATTGCATTATGCAGGAGCAAAAAATCCGCTTTTTTATGTAAAAGAGGGCGCGTTGCACCAAATTAAGGCAGATAAAATGCCTATCGGTGGCGAAACGCAAATTTATGGCGACACCAATTTTACGACACATAGCTTAGAAATAGAAGGGGACGAAATTTTTTATATCTTTTCAGACGGTTATCAAGACCAATTCGGCGGGCAGGCAGGCAAAAAATTTATGGTCAAAAACTTTAAAGAGTTGCTCCTCGAAGTTTCCACTAAGCCTTTCTCTGCTCAAAAAGAGGAATTGGGCAAGCGTCTAAAAGAGTGGCAAGGAAAGAAACACGAACAAGTAGATGATATATTGGTTATCGGTTTTCGGGTAGGATAG
- the meaB gene encoding methylmalonyl Co-A mutase-associated GTPase MeaB: MRKRLTATEYIEGILAFDISILSRAITLVESRLTSDRLLAKEILQALLPHTGKSLRVGITGVPGVGKSTFIESFGSFLIEKVQKKVAVLAIDPSSQRSGGSILGDKTRMQVLSQNPNAYIRPSAAGDSLGGVSNKTRETLLLCEAAGFEVILIETVGVGQSETAVKEMSDFFLLLMLAGAGDELQGIKRGIMEMADLVVINKADGENQLRAEQARADYARALHLFPPHQGSWIPEALTCSALEKSNLESIWQHIQNYQTLTQNNGFWHINRQNQNLQWFKATINEELQRHFYQNESIRNSLEIVEEQVRAGKTPPMLAAETLLRKYFE, encoded by the coding sequence ATGAGAAAACGCCTCACCGCCACAGAATACATAGAAGGCATTTTAGCCTTTGATATTTCGATTCTAAGTCGTGCCATTACGCTGGTAGAAAGCCGCTTGACTTCTGATAGACTCTTAGCAAAAGAGATATTACAAGCCCTGCTACCCCATACGGGCAAATCGTTGCGTGTCGGTATTACAGGCGTACCGGGGGTAGGAAAAAGTACCTTTATAGAAAGTTTTGGGAGTTTTTTGATAGAAAAGGTACAGAAAAAAGTGGCGGTTTTGGCAATAGACCCCAGCAGTCAGCGGTCGGGCGGCAGCATTTTAGGCGATAAAACGCGCATGCAGGTCTTGTCGCAAAACCCCAACGCCTACATTCGCCCTTCGGCGGCAGGCGATTCTTTGGGCGGCGTGAGCAACAAGACACGCGAAACGCTTTTACTTTGCGAAGCGGCAGGCTTCGAGGTCATCTTGATAGAAACCGTAGGCGTGGGGCAGTCGGAAACGGCAGTAAAAGAGATGTCCGATTTTTTCCTGCTGCTTATGTTGGCAGGCGCAGGCGACGAATTGCAAGGTATCAAACGCGGCATTATGGAAATGGCAGATTTGGTCGTTATCAACAAAGCCGATGGCGAAAACCAACTTCGCGCCGAGCAAGCACGTGCCGATTATGCACGCGCCCTGCATCTTTTCCCCCCCCATCAAGGCAGTTGGATTCCAGAGGCACTCACCTGTTCGGCATTAGAAAAAAGCAACCTCGAAAGCATTTGGCAGCATATCCAAAATTATCAGACCCTTACACAAAACAATGGATTTTGGCACATCAACCGTCAGAATCAGAACCTACAATGGTTTAAAGCTACCATCAATGAGGAACTACAACGCCACTTTTATCAAAATGAAAGCATCAGAAATAGCCTCGAAATTGTGGAGGAACAGGTAAGGGCTGGCAAAACGCCTCCCATGCTTGCTGCCGAAACACTGCTAAGGAAATATTTTGAATAG
- the kbl gene encoding glycine C-acetyltransferase, translated as MDTLQPFLTQEIEDLKQAGLYKKERIITTPQAADIKTTDGKEVINFCANNYLGLSSHPKVIEAAHRALDTHGFGLSSVRFICGTQDIHKELESRIARFLGMEDAILYAAAFDANGGLFEPLFGEDDAIISDELNHASIIDGIRLCKAKRFRYKHNDMADLEAQLQAAQSAKQRVIVTDGVFSMDGTIAQLDKITALAEKYNALVMMDECHASGFMGKTGRGTHQHHNVMGKIDIITGTFGKALGGASGGFTAAKKEVVEILRQRSRPYLFSNTLAPAIVGASIAVLDLLEESTDLRDKLEQNTKYFRKEMTAAGFDILKAEHPIVPVMLYEAPLAQQFADRLLEEGIYVIGFFYPVVPKGRARIRVQISAGHEQHHLEKAVAAFTKVGKELGVIQ; from the coding sequence ATGGATACCTTACAGCCTTTCCTAACCCAAGAAATAGAAGACCTCAAACAAGCAGGACTCTACAAAAAAGAACGCATCATCACAACCCCACAAGCCGCCGACATCAAGACCACCGACGGCAAAGAAGTTATCAATTTTTGTGCAAACAACTATTTGGGGCTTTCCTCACACCCCAAAGTCATCGAAGCCGCCCACCGCGCCCTCGATACACACGGATTCGGACTTTCCTCCGTGCGCTTTATCTGCGGCACACAGGATATTCACAAAGAACTCGAAAGCCGTATCGCCCGCTTTTTGGGTATGGAAGATGCCATTCTCTACGCCGCCGCCTTCGATGCCAACGGCGGACTCTTTGAGCCTCTCTTTGGCGAAGACGACGCTATCATCTCCGACGAACTCAACCACGCCTCTATCATCGATGGCATCAGACTTTGTAAAGCCAAGCGTTTCCGATACAAACACAACGATATGGCAGATTTGGAAGCCCAACTCCAAGCCGCACAAAGTGCCAAACAGCGTGTTATCGTTACTGACGGCGTATTTTCTATGGACGGCACGATTGCACAATTAGACAAAATTACCGCCTTAGCCGAAAAATACAACGCCTTAGTGATGATGGACGAATGTCATGCCTCTGGTTTTATGGGAAAAACAGGCAGAGGAACGCACCAACACCACAACGTAATGGGCAAAATTGACATCATTACAGGCACTTTCGGAAAGGCATTAGGTGGGGCTTCGGGTGGCTTTACGGCTGCTAAAAAAGAAGTTGTAGAAATTTTGCGCCAACGCTCACGCCCTTATCTTTTCTCTAATACCCTTGCCCCTGCTATCGTTGGTGCTTCTATTGCCGTATTAGACCTTTTAGAAGAAAGTACAGATTTGCGCGATAAATTAGAACAAAATACAAAGTATTTTCGAAAAGAAATGACTGCCGCAGGTTTTGATATTCTAAAAGCCGAACACCCCATTGTGCCTGTTATGCTCTATGAAGCACCCTTAGCACAACAGTTTGCCGACCGCCTCCTCGAAGAGGGCATCTATGTTATCGGTTTCTTCTATCCTGTCGTACCCAAAGGCAGAGCGCGAATCAGGGTACAAATTTCGGCAGGACACGAGCAGCACCATCTGGAAAAAGCCGTCGCCGCCTTTACAAAAGTAGGAAAAGAGTTGGGCGTGATACAATAA